A window from Gossypium raimondii isolate GPD5lz chromosome 7, ASM2569854v1, whole genome shotgun sequence encodes these proteins:
- the LOC105781627 gene encoding translation initiation factor IF3-4, chloroplastic, translating into MAGITTSFPFKTIPTRPTKTIPLLLSSLQSKLFGIHVRNPNSFSSPLHCSATINARYGADSRFSPPGRSKKNDEDQALDLSAIRSDSVRLIDEEQSMIGIVSKSQAIQMAEDAGLDLVILSPDADPPVVRIMDYNKYRYEQQKKKKVQQKKTNRMDLKELKMGYNIDQHDYSVRLKAARKFLNDGDKVKVIVNLKGRENEFRNMAMELIRRFQNDVGELATEESKNFKDRNIFIVLVPNKAVVQKAQQDPGKKKDKPTKNEVSAGV; encoded by the exons ATGGCTGGGATTACCACCAGCTTCCCTTTCAAGACCATCCCAACTCGACCCACCAAGACCATACCTTTACTTCTCTCTTCCCTCCAATCCAAGCTCTTTGGTATCCATGTCCGCAACCCTAACAGTTTCTCCTCTCCTCTTCACTGCTCTGCTACTATAAATGCCCGTTACGGTGCTGATTCTCGGTTCTCGCCTCCCGGTCGTTCTAAGAAGAATGATGAAGACCAGGCACTTGATTTATCTGCCATCAG GTCGGATTCTGTCAGACTTATTGATGAGGAGCAAAGTATG ATTGGGATAGTCTCTAAAAGCCAGGCTATTCAAATGGCTGAAGATGCAGGCCtcgatttg GTGATATTATCCCCTGATGCAGATCCTCCCGTTGTCAGAATAATGGATTATAA TAAGTATAGATATGAAcagcaaaagaagaagaaagtacAGCAGAAGAAAA CTAATCGCATGGATTTGAAGGAACTGAAAATGGG TTATAACATTGATCAACATGATTATTCTGTTCGTTTGAAAGCTGCAAGGAAGTTTCTGAATGATGGTGATAAG GTTAAGGTCATAGTGAACTTGAAAGGTCGAGAAAACGAATTTAGAAATATGGCTATGGAACTCATCAGGCGTTTTCAGAATGATGTTGGGGAG CTTGCAACTGAGGAAAGCAAGAACTTCAAAGACAGGAATATATTCATAGTTTTGGTTCCAAATAAGGCTGTTGTACAAAAAGCTCAACAAGATCCcggaaagaaaaaagataaacCGACCAAAAATGAAGTCTCAGCTGGTGTCTGA
- the LOC105780427 gene encoding cellulose synthase A catalytic subunit 7 [UDP-forming] isoform X1: MEASAGLVAGSHNRNELVVIHGHEEPKPLKNLDGQVCEICGDEIGVTVDGDLFVACNECGFPVCRPCYEYERREGTQQCPQCKTRYKRLKGSPRVEGDEDEEDVDDIEHEFNIDDEQNKHRNVVESILHGKMSYGRGPEDDETPQIPPVITGVRSRPVSGEFPIAGALAYGEHMPNASLHKRVHPYPMSETEGAERWDDKKEGGWKERMDDWKMQQGNLGPEADDAYDDMSMLDEARQPLSRKVPIASSKINPYRMVIVARLLILAFFLRYRILNPVHDAIGLWLTSVICEIWFAFSWILDQFPKWFPIDRETYLDRLSLRYEREGEPNMLAPVDIFVSTVDPMKEPPLVTANTVLSILAMDYPVDKISCYISDDGASMLTFESLSETAEFARKWVPFCKKFAIEPRAPEMYFTLKVDYLKDKVQPTFVKERRAMKREYEEFKVRINALVAKAQKVPPEGWIMQDGTPWPGNNTKDHPGMIQVFLGQSGGHDTEGNELPRLVYVSREKRPGFLHHKKAGAMNALVRVSGVLTNAPFMLNLDCDHYINNSKAAREAMCFLMDPQIGRKVCYVQFPQRFDGIDRHDRYANRNTVFFDINMKGLDGIQGPVYVGTGCVFRRQALYGYEPPKGPKRPKMVSCGCCPCFGRRKKDKKYPKNGGNENGPSLEGGSDSVFSLVFSPTYCFFNPLTLNFIYTCGAAVEDDKELLMSQMNFEKKFGQSAIFVTSTLMDQGGVPPSSSPAALLKEAIHVISCGYEDKTEWGSELGWIYGSITEDILTGFKMHCRGWRSIYCMPKLPAFKGSAPINLSDRLNQVLRWALGSVEIFFSRHCPAWYGLKGAKLRWLERFAYVNTTIYPFTSLPLLAYCTLPAICLLTDKFIMPPISTFASLFFIALFLSIFATGILELRWSGVSIEEWWRNEQFWVIGGISAHLFAVVQGLLKVLAGIDTNFTVTSKTTDDEEFGELYTFKWTTLLIPPTTVLIINLVGVVAGISDAINNGYQSWGPLFGKLFFSFWVIVHLYPFLKGLMGRQNRTPTIVVIWSVLLASIFSLLWVRIDPFVLKTKGPDTTQCGINC, translated from the exons ATGGAAGCCAGTGCTGGACTTGTCGCCGGCTCTCACAACCGCAATGAACTTGTTGTCATCCATGGCCATGAAGAG CCTAAGCCTTTGAAGAATCTGGATGGTCAAGTTTGTGAGATTTGTGGTGATGAGATCGGGGTGACAGTAGATGGAGATCTATTTGTGGCCTGCAATGAGTGTGGTTTTCCCGTTTGTAGGCCTTGCTACGAGTACGAAAGGAGGGAAGGCACTCAACAGTGTCCTCAGTGTAAAACTAGATACAAGCGTCTCAAAGGAAGTCCTAGAGTGGAAGGGGATGAAGATGAAGAGGATGTGGATGATATCGAACACGAATTTAACATCGATGATGAACAGAACAAGCATAGGAATGTGGTGGAATCCATTCTTCATGGGAAGATGAGCTACGGAAGAGGCCCTGAAGATGATGAAACTCCTCAAATTCCTCCTGTTATAACTGGTGTCCGATCTAGACCG GTGAGTGGGGAATTCCCAATAGCAGGTGCTCTTGCTTATGGCGAGCATATGCCAAATGCTTCTCTTCATAAACGAGTGCACCCATATCCCATGTCTGAAACTG AAGGAGCTGAAAGATGGGATGATAAGAAAGAGGGAGGATGGAAAGAGAGGATGGATGATTGGAAAATGCAGCAAGGGAATCTCGGTCCCGAAGCTGATGATGCGTATGACGACATGTCCAT GCTTGATGAAGCTAGGCAACCACTGTCAAGGAAGGTGCCAATAGCATCTAGCAAGATCAACCCTTACCGTATGGTGATCGTGGCTCGTTTACTTATCCTGGCTTTCTTCCTCCGCTATCGAATTTTGAACCCGGTGCACGATGCTATTGGACTGTGGCTAACTTCTGTGATATGTGAAATCTGGTTTGCCTTTTCGTGGATCCTTGATCAGTTCCCTAAGTGGTTCCCTATAGACCGTGAGACATATCTCGATCGTCTTTCCCTGAG GTATGAGAGGGAAGGTGAGCCCAACATGCTTGCTCCAGTGGATATCTTTGTCAGTACAGTGGATCCCATGAAGGAACCCCCTCTAGTTACAGCTAATACAGTTTTATCGATCTTAGCCATGGACTATCCAGTGGATAAGATCTCTTGCTACATTTCGGATGATGGTGCTTCGATGCTCACCTTCGAGTCATTGTCAGAAACAGCTGAGTTCGCTAGGAAATGGGTGCCATTCTGTAAGAAATTTGCCATAGAGCCCCGAGCACCTGAGATGTACTTCACTTTAAAGGTTGATTATCTCAAGGACAAAGTCCAACCCACATTTGTTAAGGAGCGACGAGCTATGAAG AGAGAATATGAAGAGTTCAAGGTGAGGATAAATGCACTTGTAGCAAAAGCCCAGAAGGTTCCTCCAGAGGGGTGGATCATGCAAGATGGGACACCATGGCCAGGAAACAATACAAAGGATCACCCTGGTATGATTCAAGTATTTCTTGGTCAAAGTGGAGGCCATGATACCGAAGGAAATGAGCTTCCTCGCCTTGTTTATGTATCTCGAGAGAAAAGACCTGGTTTCTTGCATCACAAGAAAGCGGGTGCCATGAATGCCCTT GTTCGTGTCTCTGGGGTGCTTACAAATGCTCCTTTCATGTTGAACTTGGATTGTGACCATTATATAAACAACAGCAAGGCTGCAAGAGAAGCAATGTGTTTCTTGATGGATCCTCAAATTGGAAGAAAGGTTTGCTATGTTCAATTTCCTCAAAGATTCGATGGTATTGATAGGCATGATCGATATGCCAATAGAAACACAGTTTTCTTTGAT ATTAACATGAAAGGTCTAGATGGTATTCAAGGGCCTGTATATGTCGGCACGGGGTGTGTTTTCAGAAGGCAAGCTCTCTATGGCTATGAACCCCCCAAGGGCCCTAAGCGCCCAAAGATGGTAAGTTGTGGTTGCTGCCCTTGTTTTGGACGCCGCAAGAAGGACAAGAAGTATCCCAAGAATGGTGGAAATGAAAACGGGCCAAGCCTAGAAGGTGGTTCAGATTCCGTGTTTTCCCTTGTTTTTTCACCTACATATTGTTTCTTCAACCCACTTACcctaaatttcatatatacttGTGGAGCAGCAGTGGAGGATGATAAGGAGTTACTGATGTCCCAGATGAACTTTGAAAAGAAATTCGGACAGTCAGCCATTTTTGTAACTTCAACCCTGATGGACCAAGGTGGTGTGCCTCCTTCCTCGAGCCCTGCAGCACTTCTTAAAGAAGCCATTCATGTAATCAGTTGTGGTTATGAAGACAAAACTGAATGGGGTAGCGAG CTTGGTTGGATTTATGGCTCAATCACTGAGGATATCCTAACAGGTTTCAAGATGCATTGCCGTGGATGGAGGTCAATATATTGCATGCCAAAGTTGCCTGCATTTAAAGGTTCAGCTCCCATCAATCTCTCGGATCGTCTCAACCAAGTCCTTCGATGGGCGCTTGGTTCAGTCGAGATTTTCTTTAGTCGTCACTGCCCTGCCTGGTATGGCCTCAAGGGAGCAAAGTTAAGGTGGCTTGAGCGATTTGCATATGTCAACACCACCATTTATCCTTTCACATCCTTACCATTGCTTGCCTATTGTACCCTCCCAGCAATCTGTTTGCTTACAGATAAATTCATCATGCCACCA ATAAGCACGTTTGCAAGTCTCTTCTTCATTGCCTTGTTTCTTTCAATATTTGCAACTGGTATTCTTGAGCTAAGGTGGAGTGGAGTGAGCATTGAGGAATGGTGGAGAAATGAGCAATTTTGGGTCATAGGTGGTATTTCAGCACATCTATTTGCTGTGGTTCAAGGTCTGCTGAAGGTTCTAGCAGGGATCGACACTAATTTCACAGTGACATCAAAGACAACAGATGATGAAGAGTTTGGAGAATTGTACACCTTCAAATGGACAACTCTCCTCATTCCTCCAACAACAGTGTTAATAATTAACCTAGTTGGAGTTGTAGCAGGCATCTCAGATGCCATAAACAATGGATACCAATCTTGGGGACCACTTTTTGGAAAGCTCTTCTTCTCATTCTGGGTCATTGTCCATCTCTATCCATTCCTTAAAGGTCTAATGGGGAGGCAAAACAGGACGCCCACCATTGTTGTTATATGGTCAGTTCTGCTGGCTTCAATCTTCTCCTTGCTTTGGGTCAGAATTGACCCATTTGTGTTGAAAACAAAGGGTCCAGACACCACACAATGTGGCATCAACTGCTGA
- the LOC105780427 gene encoding cellulose synthase A catalytic subunit 7 [UDP-forming] isoform X2: MEASAGLVAGSHNRNELVVIHGHEEPKPLKNLDGQVCEICGDEIGVTVDGDLFVACNECGFPVCRPCYEYERREGTQQCPQCKTRYKRLKGSPRVEGDEDEEDVDDIEHEFNIDDEQNKHRNVVESILHGKMSYGRGPEDDETPQIPPVITGVRSRPVSGEFPIAGALAYGEHMPNASLHKRVHPYPMSETEGAERWDDKKEGGWKERMDDWKMQQGNLGPEADDAYDDMSMLDEARQPLSRKVPIASSKINPYRMVIVARLLILAFFLRYRILNPVHDAIGLWLTSVICEIWFAFSWILDQFPKWFPIDRETYLDRLSLRYEREGEPNMLAPVDIFVSTVDPMKEPPLVTANTVLSILAMDYPVDKISCYISDDGASMLTFESLSETAEFARKWVPFCKKFAIEPRAPEMYFTLKVDYLKDKVQPTFVKERRAMKREYEEFKVRINALVAKAQKVPPEGWIMQDGTPWPGNNTKDHPGMIQVFLGQSGGHDTEGNELPRLVYVSREKRPGFLHHKKAGAMNALVRVSGVLTNAPFMLNLDCDHYINNSKAAREAMCFLMDPQIGRKVCYVQFPQRFDGIDRHDRYANRNTVFFDINMKGLDGIQGPVYVGTGCVFRRQALYGYEPPKGPKRPKMVSCGCCPCFGRRKKDKKYPKNGGNENGPSLEAVEDDKELLMSQMNFEKKFGQSAIFVTSTLMDQGGVPPSSSPAALLKEAIHVISCGYEDKTEWGSELGWIYGSITEDILTGFKMHCRGWRSIYCMPKLPAFKGSAPINLSDRLNQVLRWALGSVEIFFSRHCPAWYGLKGAKLRWLERFAYVNTTIYPFTSLPLLAYCTLPAICLLTDKFIMPPISTFASLFFIALFLSIFATGILELRWSGVSIEEWWRNEQFWVIGGISAHLFAVVQGLLKVLAGIDTNFTVTSKTTDDEEFGELYTFKWTTLLIPPTTVLIINLVGVVAGISDAINNGYQSWGPLFGKLFFSFWVIVHLYPFLKGLMGRQNRTPTIVVIWSVLLASIFSLLWVRIDPFVLKTKGPDTTQCGINC; encoded by the exons ATGGAAGCCAGTGCTGGACTTGTCGCCGGCTCTCACAACCGCAATGAACTTGTTGTCATCCATGGCCATGAAGAG CCTAAGCCTTTGAAGAATCTGGATGGTCAAGTTTGTGAGATTTGTGGTGATGAGATCGGGGTGACAGTAGATGGAGATCTATTTGTGGCCTGCAATGAGTGTGGTTTTCCCGTTTGTAGGCCTTGCTACGAGTACGAAAGGAGGGAAGGCACTCAACAGTGTCCTCAGTGTAAAACTAGATACAAGCGTCTCAAAGGAAGTCCTAGAGTGGAAGGGGATGAAGATGAAGAGGATGTGGATGATATCGAACACGAATTTAACATCGATGATGAACAGAACAAGCATAGGAATGTGGTGGAATCCATTCTTCATGGGAAGATGAGCTACGGAAGAGGCCCTGAAGATGATGAAACTCCTCAAATTCCTCCTGTTATAACTGGTGTCCGATCTAGACCG GTGAGTGGGGAATTCCCAATAGCAGGTGCTCTTGCTTATGGCGAGCATATGCCAAATGCTTCTCTTCATAAACGAGTGCACCCATATCCCATGTCTGAAACTG AAGGAGCTGAAAGATGGGATGATAAGAAAGAGGGAGGATGGAAAGAGAGGATGGATGATTGGAAAATGCAGCAAGGGAATCTCGGTCCCGAAGCTGATGATGCGTATGACGACATGTCCAT GCTTGATGAAGCTAGGCAACCACTGTCAAGGAAGGTGCCAATAGCATCTAGCAAGATCAACCCTTACCGTATGGTGATCGTGGCTCGTTTACTTATCCTGGCTTTCTTCCTCCGCTATCGAATTTTGAACCCGGTGCACGATGCTATTGGACTGTGGCTAACTTCTGTGATATGTGAAATCTGGTTTGCCTTTTCGTGGATCCTTGATCAGTTCCCTAAGTGGTTCCCTATAGACCGTGAGACATATCTCGATCGTCTTTCCCTGAG GTATGAGAGGGAAGGTGAGCCCAACATGCTTGCTCCAGTGGATATCTTTGTCAGTACAGTGGATCCCATGAAGGAACCCCCTCTAGTTACAGCTAATACAGTTTTATCGATCTTAGCCATGGACTATCCAGTGGATAAGATCTCTTGCTACATTTCGGATGATGGTGCTTCGATGCTCACCTTCGAGTCATTGTCAGAAACAGCTGAGTTCGCTAGGAAATGGGTGCCATTCTGTAAGAAATTTGCCATAGAGCCCCGAGCACCTGAGATGTACTTCACTTTAAAGGTTGATTATCTCAAGGACAAAGTCCAACCCACATTTGTTAAGGAGCGACGAGCTATGAAG AGAGAATATGAAGAGTTCAAGGTGAGGATAAATGCACTTGTAGCAAAAGCCCAGAAGGTTCCTCCAGAGGGGTGGATCATGCAAGATGGGACACCATGGCCAGGAAACAATACAAAGGATCACCCTGGTATGATTCAAGTATTTCTTGGTCAAAGTGGAGGCCATGATACCGAAGGAAATGAGCTTCCTCGCCTTGTTTATGTATCTCGAGAGAAAAGACCTGGTTTCTTGCATCACAAGAAAGCGGGTGCCATGAATGCCCTT GTTCGTGTCTCTGGGGTGCTTACAAATGCTCCTTTCATGTTGAACTTGGATTGTGACCATTATATAAACAACAGCAAGGCTGCAAGAGAAGCAATGTGTTTCTTGATGGATCCTCAAATTGGAAGAAAGGTTTGCTATGTTCAATTTCCTCAAAGATTCGATGGTATTGATAGGCATGATCGATATGCCAATAGAAACACAGTTTTCTTTGAT ATTAACATGAAAGGTCTAGATGGTATTCAAGGGCCTGTATATGTCGGCACGGGGTGTGTTTTCAGAAGGCAAGCTCTCTATGGCTATGAACCCCCCAAGGGCCCTAAGCGCCCAAAGATGGTAAGTTGTGGTTGCTGCCCTTGTTTTGGACGCCGCAAGAAGGACAAGAAGTATCCCAAGAATGGTGGAAATGAAAACGGGCCAAGCCTAGAAG CAGTGGAGGATGATAAGGAGTTACTGATGTCCCAGATGAACTTTGAAAAGAAATTCGGACAGTCAGCCATTTTTGTAACTTCAACCCTGATGGACCAAGGTGGTGTGCCTCCTTCCTCGAGCCCTGCAGCACTTCTTAAAGAAGCCATTCATGTAATCAGTTGTGGTTATGAAGACAAAACTGAATGGGGTAGCGAG CTTGGTTGGATTTATGGCTCAATCACTGAGGATATCCTAACAGGTTTCAAGATGCATTGCCGTGGATGGAGGTCAATATATTGCATGCCAAAGTTGCCTGCATTTAAAGGTTCAGCTCCCATCAATCTCTCGGATCGTCTCAACCAAGTCCTTCGATGGGCGCTTGGTTCAGTCGAGATTTTCTTTAGTCGTCACTGCCCTGCCTGGTATGGCCTCAAGGGAGCAAAGTTAAGGTGGCTTGAGCGATTTGCATATGTCAACACCACCATTTATCCTTTCACATCCTTACCATTGCTTGCCTATTGTACCCTCCCAGCAATCTGTTTGCTTACAGATAAATTCATCATGCCACCA ATAAGCACGTTTGCAAGTCTCTTCTTCATTGCCTTGTTTCTTTCAATATTTGCAACTGGTATTCTTGAGCTAAGGTGGAGTGGAGTGAGCATTGAGGAATGGTGGAGAAATGAGCAATTTTGGGTCATAGGTGGTATTTCAGCACATCTATTTGCTGTGGTTCAAGGTCTGCTGAAGGTTCTAGCAGGGATCGACACTAATTTCACAGTGACATCAAAGACAACAGATGATGAAGAGTTTGGAGAATTGTACACCTTCAAATGGACAACTCTCCTCATTCCTCCAACAACAGTGTTAATAATTAACCTAGTTGGAGTTGTAGCAGGCATCTCAGATGCCATAAACAATGGATACCAATCTTGGGGACCACTTTTTGGAAAGCTCTTCTTCTCATTCTGGGTCATTGTCCATCTCTATCCATTCCTTAAAGGTCTAATGGGGAGGCAAAACAGGACGCCCACCATTGTTGTTATATGGTCAGTTCTGCTGGCTTCAATCTTCTCCTTGCTTTGGGTCAGAATTGACCCATTTGTGTTGAAAACAAAGGGTCCAGACACCACACAATGTGGCATCAACTGCTGA
- the LOC105780427 gene encoding cellulose synthase A catalytic subunit 7 [UDP-forming] isoform X3 codes for MEASAGLVAGSHNRNELVVIHGHEEPKPLKNLDGQVCEICGDEIGVTVDGDLFVACNECGFPVCRPCYEYERREGTQQCPQCKTRYKRLKGSPRVEGDEDEEDVDDIEHEFNIDDEQNKHRNVVESILHGKMSYGRGPEDDETPQIPPVITGVRSRPVSGEFPIAGALAYGEHMPNASLHKRVHPYPMSETEGAERWDDKKEGGWKERMDDWKMQQGNLGPEADDAYDDMSMLDEARQPLSRKVPIASSKINPYRMVIVARLLILAFFLRYRILNPVHDAIGLWLTSVICEIWFAFSWILDQFPKWFPIDRETYLDRLSLRYEREGEPNMLAPVDIFVSTVDPMKEPPLVTANTVLSILAMDYPVDKISCYISDDGASMLTFESLSETAEFARKWVPFCKKFAIEPRAPEMYFTLKVDYLKDKVQPTFVKERRAMKREYEEFKVRINALVAKAQKVPPEGWIMQDGTPWPGNNTKDHPGMIQVFLGQSGGHDTEGNELPRLVYVSREKRPGFLHHKKAGAMNALVRVSGVLTNAPFMLNLDCDHYINNSKAAREAMCFLMDPQIGRKVCYVQFPQRFDGIDRHDRYANRNTVFFDINMKGLDGIQGPVYVGTGCVFRRQALYGYEPPKGPKRPKMVSCGCCPCFGRRKKDKKYPKNGGNENGPSLEVEDDKELLMSQMNFEKKFGQSAIFVTSTLMDQGGVPPSSSPAALLKEAIHVISCGYEDKTEWGSELGWIYGSITEDILTGFKMHCRGWRSIYCMPKLPAFKGSAPINLSDRLNQVLRWALGSVEIFFSRHCPAWYGLKGAKLRWLERFAYVNTTIYPFTSLPLLAYCTLPAICLLTDKFIMPPISTFASLFFIALFLSIFATGILELRWSGVSIEEWWRNEQFWVIGGISAHLFAVVQGLLKVLAGIDTNFTVTSKTTDDEEFGELYTFKWTTLLIPPTTVLIINLVGVVAGISDAINNGYQSWGPLFGKLFFSFWVIVHLYPFLKGLMGRQNRTPTIVVIWSVLLASIFSLLWVRIDPFVLKTKGPDTTQCGINC; via the exons ATGGAAGCCAGTGCTGGACTTGTCGCCGGCTCTCACAACCGCAATGAACTTGTTGTCATCCATGGCCATGAAGAG CCTAAGCCTTTGAAGAATCTGGATGGTCAAGTTTGTGAGATTTGTGGTGATGAGATCGGGGTGACAGTAGATGGAGATCTATTTGTGGCCTGCAATGAGTGTGGTTTTCCCGTTTGTAGGCCTTGCTACGAGTACGAAAGGAGGGAAGGCACTCAACAGTGTCCTCAGTGTAAAACTAGATACAAGCGTCTCAAAGGAAGTCCTAGAGTGGAAGGGGATGAAGATGAAGAGGATGTGGATGATATCGAACACGAATTTAACATCGATGATGAACAGAACAAGCATAGGAATGTGGTGGAATCCATTCTTCATGGGAAGATGAGCTACGGAAGAGGCCCTGAAGATGATGAAACTCCTCAAATTCCTCCTGTTATAACTGGTGTCCGATCTAGACCG GTGAGTGGGGAATTCCCAATAGCAGGTGCTCTTGCTTATGGCGAGCATATGCCAAATGCTTCTCTTCATAAACGAGTGCACCCATATCCCATGTCTGAAACTG AAGGAGCTGAAAGATGGGATGATAAGAAAGAGGGAGGATGGAAAGAGAGGATGGATGATTGGAAAATGCAGCAAGGGAATCTCGGTCCCGAAGCTGATGATGCGTATGACGACATGTCCAT GCTTGATGAAGCTAGGCAACCACTGTCAAGGAAGGTGCCAATAGCATCTAGCAAGATCAACCCTTACCGTATGGTGATCGTGGCTCGTTTACTTATCCTGGCTTTCTTCCTCCGCTATCGAATTTTGAACCCGGTGCACGATGCTATTGGACTGTGGCTAACTTCTGTGATATGTGAAATCTGGTTTGCCTTTTCGTGGATCCTTGATCAGTTCCCTAAGTGGTTCCCTATAGACCGTGAGACATATCTCGATCGTCTTTCCCTGAG GTATGAGAGGGAAGGTGAGCCCAACATGCTTGCTCCAGTGGATATCTTTGTCAGTACAGTGGATCCCATGAAGGAACCCCCTCTAGTTACAGCTAATACAGTTTTATCGATCTTAGCCATGGACTATCCAGTGGATAAGATCTCTTGCTACATTTCGGATGATGGTGCTTCGATGCTCACCTTCGAGTCATTGTCAGAAACAGCTGAGTTCGCTAGGAAATGGGTGCCATTCTGTAAGAAATTTGCCATAGAGCCCCGAGCACCTGAGATGTACTTCACTTTAAAGGTTGATTATCTCAAGGACAAAGTCCAACCCACATTTGTTAAGGAGCGACGAGCTATGAAG AGAGAATATGAAGAGTTCAAGGTGAGGATAAATGCACTTGTAGCAAAAGCCCAGAAGGTTCCTCCAGAGGGGTGGATCATGCAAGATGGGACACCATGGCCAGGAAACAATACAAAGGATCACCCTGGTATGATTCAAGTATTTCTTGGTCAAAGTGGAGGCCATGATACCGAAGGAAATGAGCTTCCTCGCCTTGTTTATGTATCTCGAGAGAAAAGACCTGGTTTCTTGCATCACAAGAAAGCGGGTGCCATGAATGCCCTT GTTCGTGTCTCTGGGGTGCTTACAAATGCTCCTTTCATGTTGAACTTGGATTGTGACCATTATATAAACAACAGCAAGGCTGCAAGAGAAGCAATGTGTTTCTTGATGGATCCTCAAATTGGAAGAAAGGTTTGCTATGTTCAATTTCCTCAAAGATTCGATGGTATTGATAGGCATGATCGATATGCCAATAGAAACACAGTTTTCTTTGAT ATTAACATGAAAGGTCTAGATGGTATTCAAGGGCCTGTATATGTCGGCACGGGGTGTGTTTTCAGAAGGCAAGCTCTCTATGGCTATGAACCCCCCAAGGGCCCTAAGCGCCCAAAGATGGTAAGTTGTGGTTGCTGCCCTTGTTTTGGACGCCGCAAGAAGGACAAGAAGTATCCCAAGAATGGTGGAAATGAAAACGGGCCAAGCCTAGAAG TGGAGGATGATAAGGAGTTACTGATGTCCCAGATGAACTTTGAAAAGAAATTCGGACAGTCAGCCATTTTTGTAACTTCAACCCTGATGGACCAAGGTGGTGTGCCTCCTTCCTCGAGCCCTGCAGCACTTCTTAAAGAAGCCATTCATGTAATCAGTTGTGGTTATGAAGACAAAACTGAATGGGGTAGCGAG CTTGGTTGGATTTATGGCTCAATCACTGAGGATATCCTAACAGGTTTCAAGATGCATTGCCGTGGATGGAGGTCAATATATTGCATGCCAAAGTTGCCTGCATTTAAAGGTTCAGCTCCCATCAATCTCTCGGATCGTCTCAACCAAGTCCTTCGATGGGCGCTTGGTTCAGTCGAGATTTTCTTTAGTCGTCACTGCCCTGCCTGGTATGGCCTCAAGGGAGCAAAGTTAAGGTGGCTTGAGCGATTTGCATATGTCAACACCACCATTTATCCTTTCACATCCTTACCATTGCTTGCCTATTGTACCCTCCCAGCAATCTGTTTGCTTACAGATAAATTCATCATGCCACCA ATAAGCACGTTTGCAAGTCTCTTCTTCATTGCCTTGTTTCTTTCAATATTTGCAACTGGTATTCTTGAGCTAAGGTGGAGTGGAGTGAGCATTGAGGAATGGTGGAGAAATGAGCAATTTTGGGTCATAGGTGGTATTTCAGCACATCTATTTGCTGTGGTTCAAGGTCTGCTGAAGGTTCTAGCAGGGATCGACACTAATTTCACAGTGACATCAAAGACAACAGATGATGAAGAGTTTGGAGAATTGTACACCTTCAAATGGACAACTCTCCTCATTCCTCCAACAACAGTGTTAATAATTAACCTAGTTGGAGTTGTAGCAGGCATCTCAGATGCCATAAACAATGGATACCAATCTTGGGGACCACTTTTTGGAAAGCTCTTCTTCTCATTCTGGGTCATTGTCCATCTCTATCCATTCCTTAAAGGTCTAATGGGGAGGCAAAACAGGACGCCCACCATTGTTGTTATATGGTCAGTTCTGCTGGCTTCAATCTTCTCCTTGCTTTGGGTCAGAATTGACCCATTTGTGTTGAAAACAAAGGGTCCAGACACCACACAATGTGGCATCAACTGCTGA